A single genomic interval of Fibrobacter sp. UWT2 harbors:
- a CDS encoding copper resistance protein NlpE N-terminal domain-containing protein, whose product MKMLKSMVSPVARVVLPILAVLAMTACEEDEKSDPLPNLPPIEIPKEVPGLYSGSLPCDDCTSRMVRMTLGEDSTVEAIQLVLRDTMETDSLKGTYTVSDSTIKVTLAGDKGHWNFKRAKFGNLQYMTAAGTVYEDKDGMKAEMIRIFKVKPRPAAKDSAKEVITDSTAADTVKKEEQPKE is encoded by the coding sequence ATGAAGATGCTTAAATCTATGGTTTCCCCTGTTGCAAGAGTGGTGCTGCCGATTCTTGCTGTCTTGGCAATGACTGCCTGCGAAGAAGATGAAAAGTCGGATCCGCTTCCGAATCTTCCGCCTATCGAAATTCCGAAAGAAGTGCCGGGACTTTATTCCGGTAGCTTGCCCTGCGATGACTGTACGAGCCGTATGGTGCGTATGACGCTGGGCGAAGACAGTACCGTAGAAGCGATCCAGCTGGTGTTGCGCGATACCATGGAGACGGATTCCCTGAAGGGTACGTACACTGTTTCCGATAGCACCATCAAGGTGACTCTTGCAGGTGACAAGGGACATTGGAATTTTAAGCGTGCCAAGTTTGGCAATTTGCAATACATGACGGCTGCCGGTACCGTTTACGAAGACAAGGACGGCATGAAGGCTGAAATGATTCGCATTTTTAAGGTGAAGCCGAGGCCTGCTGCAAAGGATTCCGCTAAAGAAGTGATAACGGATTCTACAGCCGCAGATACGGTGAAGAAGGAAGAACAGCCCAAGGAGTAA
- a CDS encoding LytTR family DNA-binding domain-containing protein has protein sequence MQCTALVIDDEPLARKRMISLLEPYSSEIEILGEAGSGAQAVKMIHEMIPDVVFLDIQMPDMDAFEVLHSLQGDDVPLVIFTTAFDNFALKAFEENTVDYLLKPVAPERLAAAIEKLRKAIPQVDDTTIPADLNWEKLRNLVDMSGLYLQRLQVKVGDRIVFVNIDEVIRFHSEEKYTTVYTVNGQYVIDTPLVELEKKLDPKHFTRVHRSHIVAIDYIAECRKGDAGRMVMVLRDKAATQLVVSRSLVKKIRTL, from the coding sequence ATGCAGTGTACAGCACTTGTCATTGACGACGAACCGCTTGCCCGCAAGCGCATGATTTCGCTTTTGGAACCTTATTCTTCTGAGATTGAAATTTTAGGCGAAGCAGGTTCTGGCGCCCAGGCGGTCAAGATGATTCATGAGATGATTCCTGACGTGGTGTTTCTGGATATCCAGATGCCGGACATGGATGCTTTCGAAGTGCTGCATTCCTTGCAGGGTGACGATGTTCCCCTGGTGATTTTTACCACGGCCTTCGACAACTTTGCGCTCAAGGCCTTCGAAGAAAACACGGTGGATTACCTTTTGAAGCCGGTGGCTCCTGAACGTTTGGCTGCCGCTATTGAAAAGCTGCGCAAGGCAATTCCGCAGGTCGACGACACGACGATTCCTGCCGACTTGAACTGGGAAAAGCTGCGTAACCTGGTGGATATGAGCGGTCTCTACTTGCAGCGTTTGCAGGTGAAAGTGGGTGATCGTATCGTGTTCGTGAACATTGACGAAGTGATTCGTTTCCATAGCGAAGAAAAGTACACGACCGTCTACACCGTGAACGGACAGTACGTGATTGACACGCCGCTGGTGGAACTGGAAAAGAAACTGGACCCGAAGCATTTTACCCGCGTTCACCGTTCCCATATCGTGGCGATTGACTACATTGCCGAATGCCGTAAAGGCGACGCTGGCCGTATGGTGATGGTGCTTCGCGACAAGGCCGCCACCCAGTTGGTGGTTAGCCGTTCCTTGGTCAAGAAGATTAGAACGCTTTAA